A genome region from Gigantopelta aegis isolate Gae_Host chromosome 3, Gae_host_genome, whole genome shotgun sequence includes the following:
- the LOC121367919 gene encoding serine-aspartate repeat-containing protein F-like, whose product MFTMTGKFALCILSLSLLTCIAKEIPSKEFLDGNDKSSLYSDDKTSFDSEGKYQLDSNVKKPLDSNSENYLFSEDKYFLDSNVKDSLDRNSENRLESEDKYSLDTDGEASLVNDNKNALDSDTDVLNKNSEYSLENDIDDALANHDGKISLDNKNKTLFDVDTESSLDGDSDTSSPVDDNTHIDNPDESGDDVDIVKDIDTMADNIPSNTVDPTEEAELLVGNKRQDSDETNEVYITDNEKSYDTVEIIQTDSINKQKDTPLDVRDVIDKEVEPGDLYRKDGSYGDSKISEKDRELMQSFLDDKGTETMQSLSQTVSDQDFENELSETHDNKNEVVESSNDGATFFNKENRLPMEDTDIDFDQLRQAMDEKDKQRENARTAESFEPIPMPTSFESYDINHDDAIDKEELIKVTGAWENVDVVFAIADTDGDKKISRTEFYKAPLDLSGKVSGD is encoded by the coding sequence ATGTTCACAATGACTGGAAAATTTGCACTTTGTATATTGAGTTTATCGTTACTTACTTGTATCGCCAAAGAAATTCCCTCCAAGGAATTCTTGGACGGCAATGATAAAAGTTCCTTGTATAGTGACGATAAAACTTCTTTCGACAGTGAAGGTAAATATCAATTGGATAGTAACGTTAAAAAACCCTTGGATAGTAATAGTGAAAATTATCTCTTTAGTGAAGATAAATATTTTCTGGATAGTAACGTTAAAGATTCCTTGGATAGAAACAGTGAAAATCGCCTCGAAAGTGAAGATAAATATTCTTTGGATACCGATGGAGAAGCTTCCTTAgttaatgacaataaaaatgcTTTGGATAGTGACACAGATGTgctaaataaaaacagtgaaTATTCCTTGGAAAATGATATTGACGATGCTTTGGCTAATCATGACGGCAAAATCTCTttggataataaaaataaaacgttgTTCGATGTGGACACTGAAAGTTCATTGGATGGGGATAGTGATACATCAAGCCCTGTTGATGACAATACACATATAGATAACCCAGATGAATCAGGTGATGATGTAGACATTGTTAAAGATATTGACACCATGGCTGACAACATTCCTTCGAATACAGTGGATCCAACTGAAGAAGCTGAACTGTTAGTTGGCAATAAGAGGCAAGACAGTGATGAGACAAACGAAGTGTACATAACGGACAATGAAAAAAGTTATGACACAGTTGAAATAATCCAAACAGATAGCATCAATAAACAAAAAGATACACCACTGGATGTCAGAGACGTGATTGATAAAGAGGTAGAACCGGGTGACCTATATAGAAAAGACGGAAGCTACGGCGATTCCAAAATCAGTGAAAAGGACAGAGAACTGATGCAGTCCTTCCTAGACGACAAAGGAACTGAAACCATGCAGTCATTATCTCAAACGGTTTCTGATCAAGATTTCGAAAATGAACTCTCAGAAACACACGATAATAAAAATGAGGTGGTTGAAAGTAGCAACGATGGTGCAACATTTTTCAATAAAGAGAATAGACTTCCGATGGAAGACACTGACATTGATTTTGACCAACTGAGACAGGCCATGGACGAAAAGGACAAACAGCGAGAGAACGCGCGAACAGCTGAGTCATTTGAACCGATCCCGATGCCGACGTCATTTGAGAGTTACGACATTAACCACGACGACGCTATAGACAAGGAGGAACTGATCAAGGTGACGGGAGCCTGGGAGAACGTGGACGTCGTGTTTGCCATTGCTGACACTGACG